AGGCCACGCGCGTGCGATGTCGATCAGCGTCAGCCGGCCTCCGTGCACCAGCGCTTCAACCGCGCGCAGCAAGGCGCGCTGGCGTAATGCATGCATCCCGGAGAGTGAGTTGGACAGGCACTTCTGCAATACTTCGCTGGCGCGCATGGTTGGCACTCTTCTCTGGCTTAGTCACCTTGAAGCGTGCCCCATGCGCGCACCTTCTTCCACATCTGGCGCACCAAGTGCTTGATCTCGCGGGAAGATATGTGGGGATGCCTCAGAACCTGGAACCGTTATTTCCAGCGCCATTTCGTCGGCGATTTCGGGTGATTCGTCGGCGGCTTCTGTGGCTTGGTCCCAAACGGGTAGCCACGCCCCCGCGCGGATGGCAACTTGCAGCGGCGATCACGTCGACCTGGAGCCCCACATGACCCCCGTTGCCCTGTATTCGCCCGATCCGGCCCGCGGCTGGCTGCCCTGGGCCTGGCTGACGCCGATCCTGATGATCCTGTTCAACGCGGTACCGGTGATCGCGCTGGACGGGTGGATGCAGTCGCAGCATTGGTCGACGCCGCGCGGCGATCCGATCGGCCTCCCTGGCTTGTATGCGCTGCTTTGGATCGGCTTCGCGCCGACGCTGGCGGCCGTGCTCGCCTGGGTACGCTTCGTCGAAGGGCGCTCGCTGGGGAGTATCGGGCTGACCGATCCGGCGCCGCTGAAAACCTTCCTGCGCGGACTGGCCGTTGGATTCGGCACGATCGCGCTGGTCGTAGTTGCGATCTGGATGGCTGGCGGCATGCAGGCGGCGGGCTTGGGGCAGGCCTGGCGGTCGCCCGTCAGTCTGCTGCACATCGGTCTGCTGCTATTGAGTTTCATGTTCCAGGCGAGCGTGGAGGAAGTCATCTTCCGCGGCTGGATGCTGTCGGTGGTGGCGCGCAAGACCAATGTCGCGGTGGCAGTGCTGCTGGTGTCGCTCGTTTTCTGCGTCCTGCATTTCAGCCCGCACCAGCCGCCCCGGGTCATGCTCGGCATGTTCCTGTTCTCGCTGTTCGCCTGCGCCTGGGCGCTGCGGACTGGCAATATCTGGGGCATAATGGGCTGGCACGCGGGGTGGAACTGGTTGCTCGCCACCGGCTTCGAACTGCCCGTCACCGGCATGGATGCGCACTTGCCGGCGCTGCTGGTAGCGCTGCGCCCGCAAGGCCTCGACGCTTTGACCGGTGGCGCGGAAGGGCCGGAAGGCAGTTACCTGTGCAGCGTCTTTTTCGTCGCCGCGATCGCGTGGATCCAGTGGCGAAAGACGCGCGGAGCTCAGAACTTCTCGCCGACCAGCAGGTAACGCCACTGCCCGGGCGGCATCGCCCCGTCCGGGCCCTTGCCGATCGGATGCTGATTCGCGCCGTACCGGCGACGACCACGCAATGGAGCGTCTGCTAGCGCTCGGTGGGCCGATCGACGCTCCGCTACGGGGCTTCTCGGTAGGGTAGGGGAACTGCTATCCAACATTAGAATTAGGGATGTTTATCGGGGGTAGGGCAGCTCCCGACCCTAAGCGGTCACTCAAAAGAACGGGCTCAGATTGGACACCCGCGCCCGCTTCTACACCGGCGGGTACGCGGGCCGGCTGGCTTACCTGGAGTTGACCTACAAGTTCTAGGTCCCAGCATGTTGCGCCCATGCCTGCCACGCGGCCGGAGGTATGGGCGCGACGGTAAAGAAGTTGACCTGGAACCGTTATTTGTTCCATCTAAAAGACCTTAATTTTCTTCAATCAGACTGAACGTCAACATAGAATTTGACTTGATCCTCAAGATTAACCAAATAGGCCATTCGGTGTTTCCAGAGTTGCAAAGTGACGTCAGCTTCTATATTGCGCATTGCATTGCCAGTAAACGGCTCGTGCAGCGCAAGCCGCAGATTGGACTCGGCCTCGTGATGTGCCTGAAACGCTTTAATCGATTCATTGAACAACTCCAGAAGATAATTACCATCCGATTTTAATGAAGCAATCTTCTCAAAAACATGCTGTTGTATCGTCTCCGCTTCTTGCACAAATCTTCCAGCTTTCGCCAATTGCTGAACTGACCCGGCCATTCCGCTTCTCGACATGCCAAGATTCAAGGTCTGCTCCACGAGTTCATAAAGTGCGTCTAGGAAGCTTCGAGCACTTGTCATGTATCTTTGCAGGTCAGTATGTGAAACAGCCTGGAAATTCGCCTCATGGGCGACTAAGTGGCGAGTCTCGAATATGGATGAGATATCACTCAACAGCCGTTCCGTGTCTTTCAATAGGAACGGTGCGAATCTTTGCGCCATCCCCACCTCGCCATTCCCAAAAACTTCTTCCTCGCTAGGCTCGACGTACTCGCGAACCTCCGAAAGAATCCTGCTGAACTCAATCCTATCGCTACCATTGGAAAACAATGTGACAAAGTGCGACGCGATATGACTCAGGTTGCTAACGGGCAGCGAATGAGAAACTAGATCTCCGAAGGTGATTTGAGTAGCACTTAGTGCCCTCGTCAGCGCGAAATCGAAACGTATGTGATCCTTGAAAATCTCCGAGCGGTCAAGAAAAGGACTACCCGAATCCACCAAGCGCTTAATCGCTTCCCGGACACCAACTTCAATGCAAGAGGCGATACCCATCACATGTAGGGCTATCAACGCTGAATCAGATTCTACGAGTCGGCGAAAGCTCGATTCCAGCTCGTAGAGCTCCAGATTCCCGTGGAGATAGCGGCCGGAAGCCCTTGCATTCTTTTGCTGAATCTCGGTGATTAGATTTCTTTTGGACATGAAATTTTAGTGCCGGGGAAGCCAAGGGTCCTACGAGTCTAATTTCTAAGTTTCAATCAAACCACTCTTTCACTGGATCGATTAAAGACGCGCAGCTTCATGTCACCTGAGTGGATCTA
The window above is part of the Xanthomonas campestris pv. badrii genome. Proteins encoded here:
- a CDS encoding CPBP family intramembrane glutamic endopeptidase; translation: MTPVALYSPDPARGWLPWAWLTPILMILFNAVPVIALDGWMQSQHWSTPRGDPIGLPGLYALLWIGFAPTLAAVLAWVRFVEGRSLGSIGLTDPAPLKTFLRGLAVGFGTIALVVVAIWMAGGMQAAGLGQAWRSPVSLLHIGLLLLSFMFQASVEEVIFRGWMLSVVARKTNVAVAVLLVSLVFCVLHFSPHQPPRVMLGMFLFSLFACAWALRTGNIWGIMGWHAGWNWLLATGFELPVTGMDAHLPALLVALRPQGLDALTGGAEGPEGSYLCSVFFVAAIAWIQWRKTRGAQNFSPTSR
- a CDS encoding HEPN domain-containing protein: MSKRNLITEIQQKNARASGRYLHGNLELYELESSFRRLVESDSALIALHVMGIASCIEVGVREAIKRLVDSGSPFLDRSEIFKDHIRFDFALTRALSATQITFGDLVSHSLPVSNLSHIASHFVTLFSNGSDRIEFSRILSEVREYVEPSEEEVFGNGEVGMAQRFAPFLLKDTERLLSDISSIFETRHLVAHEANFQAVSHTDLQRYMTSARSFLDALYELVEQTLNLGMSRSGMAGSVQQLAKAGRFVQEAETIQQHVFEKIASLKSDGNYLLELFNESIKAFQAHHEAESNLRLALHEPFTGNAMRNIEADVTLQLWKHRMAYLVNLEDQVKFYVDVQSD